One part of the Prunus persica cultivar Lovell chromosome G5, Prunus_persica_NCBIv2, whole genome shotgun sequence genome encodes these proteins:
- the LOC18777930 gene encoding presenilin-like protein At1g08700 isoform X2: MESSILESIGVEIIGVMSPVSICMLLVVLLVYALSPSNPFSAAASAPPIRTAANLVYLESPSDSASQKLEGALLNALVFVVLIAIVTFLLVLLYYYNFTNFLKNYMRFSAFFVLGTMGGSIFLSIIQHFSIPIDSITCFLLLFNFTVVGVLSVFSGGIPIFLRQAYMVCLGIIVAAWFTKLPEWTTWVLLVALAVYDLVAVLAPGGPLKLLVELASSRDEELPALVYEARPTVPRNTQRRGSGLELLVAGVSDSGSVELQAVTRDNVNRNENESRGNSEYSAVEFGSFGSEGHESNRDEGERLLSEENARDRQSLSSDSLGYSTVIVQSDRATQFSSGASEIINEEMSPLVEMTGLGNEREQLRRDGSEMFSKGYMEVRPDPGK; the protein is encoded by the exons ATGGAGTCGAGCATCCTAGAGTCGATCGGCGTTGAGATTATCGGCGTCATGTCGCCGGTCTCCATCTGCATGCTCCTCGTAGTTCTCTTAGTCTACGCTCTCTCTCCTTCCAACCCCTTTTCCGCCGCCGCCTCCGCTCCCCCGATCCGCACCGCCGCCAACCTCGTCTACCTCGAGAGCCCCTCTGACTCCGCCTCCCAAAAGCTCGAAGGCGCTCTCCTCAACGCCTTGGTCTTCGTCGTCCTCATCGCCATCGTCACCTTCCTCCTCGTCCTTCTCTACTACTACAATTTCACCAACTTCTTGAAGAACTACATGCGCTTCTCTGCCTTCTTCGTCCTCGGCACCATGGGAGGTTCGATTTTCTTGTCCATAATCCAGCATTTCTCGATACCCATTGACTCCATCACTTGCTTTTTGCTGCTTTTCAATTTCACTGTTGTGGGAGTGTTGTCTGTGTTCTCTGGTGGGATACCCATTTTTCTACGCCAAGCTTATATGGTTTGTTTGGGGATTATTGTGGCGGCTTGGTTTACCAAGTTGCCCGAATGGACAACTTGGGTTTTGCTTGTGGCTCTGGCTGTGTATGATTTGGTGGCTGTGCTGGCACCCGGTGGGCCGCTTAAGCTGTTGGTGGAGTTGGCCTCTAGCCGGGATGAGGAGCTCCCCGCTTTGGTTTACGAGGCTCGCCCCACTGTGCCACGAAATACTCAGCGTCGTGGGTCCGGATTAGAACTTTTGGTTGCTGGGGTTTCGGATTCAGGGTCAGTTGAGCTTCAGGCAGTCACAAGGGACAATGTGAATCGAAATGAGAATGAAAGTCGTGGTAATTCAGAGTACAGTGCGGTTGAGTTTGGAAGTTTCGGGAGTGAGGGACATGAGAGTAATAGAGATGAAGGGGAGAGGTTACTATCAGAGGAGAATGCACGGGATAGGCAGTCGTTAAGCAGTGATTCTTTGGGATATTCAACTGTGATTGTTCAGTCTGATAGAGCTACGCAATTTAGCAGTGGAGCATCTGAGATTATTAATGAGGAAATGTCCCCTCTTGTTGAAATGACAGGACTGGGAAATGAGAGAGAGCAGTTGAGGAGGGATGGTAGCGAAATGTTCAGTAAAG GTTATATGGAGGTCAGACCAGACCCTGGTAAATAG
- the LOC18777930 gene encoding presenilin-like protein At1g08700 isoform X1, with product MESSILESIGVEIIGVMSPVSICMLLVVLLVYALSPSNPFSAAASAPPIRTAANLVYLESPSDSASQKLEGALLNALVFVVLIAIVTFLLVLLYYYNFTNFLKNYMRFSAFFVLGTMGGSIFLSIIQHFSIPIDSITCFLLLFNFTVVGVLSVFSGGIPIFLRQAYMVCLGIIVAAWFTKLPEWTTWVLLVALAVYDLVAVLAPGGPLKLLVELASSRDEELPALVYEARPTVPRNTQRRGSGLELLVAGVSDSGSVELQAVTRDNVNRNENESRGNSEYSAVEFGSFGSEGHESNRDEGERLLSEENARDRQSLSSDSLGYSTVIVQSDRATQFSSGASEIINEEMSPLVEMTGLGNEREQLRRDGSEMFSKGIKLGLGDFVFYSVLVGRAAMYDLMTVYACYLAIISGLGCTLILLSVCHRALPALPISITLGVVFYFLTRLLMEPFVVGTATNLVMF from the coding sequence ATGGAGTCGAGCATCCTAGAGTCGATCGGCGTTGAGATTATCGGCGTCATGTCGCCGGTCTCCATCTGCATGCTCCTCGTAGTTCTCTTAGTCTACGCTCTCTCTCCTTCCAACCCCTTTTCCGCCGCCGCCTCCGCTCCCCCGATCCGCACCGCCGCCAACCTCGTCTACCTCGAGAGCCCCTCTGACTCCGCCTCCCAAAAGCTCGAAGGCGCTCTCCTCAACGCCTTGGTCTTCGTCGTCCTCATCGCCATCGTCACCTTCCTCCTCGTCCTTCTCTACTACTACAATTTCACCAACTTCTTGAAGAACTACATGCGCTTCTCTGCCTTCTTCGTCCTCGGCACCATGGGAGGTTCGATTTTCTTGTCCATAATCCAGCATTTCTCGATACCCATTGACTCCATCACTTGCTTTTTGCTGCTTTTCAATTTCACTGTTGTGGGAGTGTTGTCTGTGTTCTCTGGTGGGATACCCATTTTTCTACGCCAAGCTTATATGGTTTGTTTGGGGATTATTGTGGCGGCTTGGTTTACCAAGTTGCCCGAATGGACAACTTGGGTTTTGCTTGTGGCTCTGGCTGTGTATGATTTGGTGGCTGTGCTGGCACCCGGTGGGCCGCTTAAGCTGTTGGTGGAGTTGGCCTCTAGCCGGGATGAGGAGCTCCCCGCTTTGGTTTACGAGGCTCGCCCCACTGTGCCACGAAATACTCAGCGTCGTGGGTCCGGATTAGAACTTTTGGTTGCTGGGGTTTCGGATTCAGGGTCAGTTGAGCTTCAGGCAGTCACAAGGGACAATGTGAATCGAAATGAGAATGAAAGTCGTGGTAATTCAGAGTACAGTGCGGTTGAGTTTGGAAGTTTCGGGAGTGAGGGACATGAGAGTAATAGAGATGAAGGGGAGAGGTTACTATCAGAGGAGAATGCACGGGATAGGCAGTCGTTAAGCAGTGATTCTTTGGGATATTCAACTGTGATTGTTCAGTCTGATAGAGCTACGCAATTTAGCAGTGGAGCATCTGAGATTATTAATGAGGAAATGTCCCCTCTTGTTGAAATGACAGGACTGGGAAATGAGAGAGAGCAGTTGAGGAGGGATGGTAGCGAAATGTTCAGTAAAGGTATTAAACTTGGTCTTGGGGATTTCGTGTTCTACAGTGTTCTTGTGGGCAGAGCTGCAATGTATGACCTTATGACTGTGTATGCCTGTTATCTTGCCATTATTTCCGGACTTGGGTGCACTCTTATTTTGTTGTCAGTGTGCCATCGAGCTTTGCCTGCTCTGCCTATATCGATTACATTGGGTGTCGTTTTTTACTTCTTGACTCGGTTATTAATGGAGCCTTTTGTTGTTGGGACAGCTACAAATTTAGTGATGTTCTGA
- the LOC109949309 gene encoding uncharacterized protein LOC109949309 yields the protein MEEGSPGVFLKTYRSMKRVRVGDECAHVCNMDDQPNPSLMEHVMSESEHGPVPNSTFGAESFRDKLMNKQKWSLKGAWKLIDLVNDYYVVKFDLEEDLNFVLTSGPWIVAGQYLNIEYEGLPDIRYHCGRYGHKRENCELRVKVPADVNTESTVGDDSDKMKTGSAGASVNDPLADSSLRGPWMNVQFRRRPKPDFKAFSGKGFGAKVKGSCFDALRNLSDNFGRDEAASDVFVEQDKSNFNSSFLPDVEHGKKVWTKTKNAKPVFRSSLNDISNKPFEGKVLGDMSFRKGGGPSKVSSRKVTRIGNMVVQGKKFDCSSPVNDQITSWVTDQKSHHEKGVYIFGHQPPNISEKDASNVGSTDSEGDKDMLNSNVSDSLCQADKMDLLEGQAILCGENLAGNTFNDGGGAASTKFKTNMMDLIHSHHMDILFICEPHISGGKATSIAQSLGFSNFEILDATGFSGGLWLLWDATKVHVDILGTSDQSISASVAWPGQSPWLFIAVYASPCGIKRAKLWEYLSFIADCQHLPWLIAGDFNKMLNVNDKLGGVSVCRLKASLALRPFRFEAMWLHHAKFNDFISEAWGPGDGTAVEKTFALIEHLKHWNINQEEKSRIIWLQDGDRNTKFFHTTTIIRRRRNKIERLKNANGIWIEEANSLKILAVDHFSNLFSTTSLGDYVIDLPNLSRPVDVVNLHGLVQPINMTEVKTSLFNIGGLKAPGVDRFPACFYQSQWN from the exons ATGGAGGAAGGATCGCCAGGGGTTTTCCTTAAAACCTACCGTTCAATGAAGCGAGTTCGGGTTGGAGATGAGTGCGCCCATGTGTGCAATATGGATGATCAGCCCAATCCCTCTCTGATGGAGCATGTGATGTCTGAATCTGAACATGGTCCTGTGCCGAATTCAACTTTTGGAGCTGAAAGCTTTCGTGATAAATTGATGAACAAG CAGAAATGGAGTTTGAAAGGGGCATGGAAGTTGATAGATTTGGTTAATGATTACTATGTGGTGAAATTTGATCTTGAAGAGGATCTAAACTTTGTTCTGACTAGTGGTCCTTGGATCGTAGCGGGACAATATTTG AACATTGAGTATGAAGGTTTGCCTGATATTCGTTACCATTGTGGAAGATATGGGCATAAACGAGAAAATTGTGAGTTGAGAGTTAAGGTGCCTGCAGATGTGAACACAGAGAGTACAGTTGGTGATGATTCAGATAAAATGAAAACTGGTTCTGCTGGGGCTAGTGTGAATGATCCTTTGGCTGATTCTAGTTTAAGAGGTCCATGGATGAATGTTCAATTTCGCAGGCGACCTAAGCCTGATTTTAAAGCCTTTAGTGGTAAGGGTTTTGGTGCAAAGGTTAAGGGCTCATGTTTTGATGCGCTTAGGAACCTTAGTGACAATTTTGGAAGAGATGAGGCGGCTAGTGATGTGTTTGTTGAGCAAGACAAGTCCAATTTTAATAGCTCATTTCTTCCTGATGTGGAGCATGGCAAGAAAGTATGGACTAAAACCAAGAATGCTAAGCCCGTGTTTAGAAGTTCTTTGAATGATATCTCCAATAAGCCTTTTGAGGGGAAAGTCCTTGGTGATATGAGTTTCAGGAAAGGTGGTGGTCCTTCAAAAGTGTCTTCAAGAAAGGTAACTCGTATTGGAAATATGGTTGTTCAGGGAAAGAAGTTTGATTGTTCTAGCCCTGTTAATGATCAAATCACTAGTTGGGTCACTGATCAAAAGAGTCACCATGAGAAAGGTGTCTACATCTTTGGTCATCAACCGCCTAATATAAGTGAGAAAGATGCTAGTAATGTGGGGAGCACTGATTCTGAGGGTGATAAGGATATGTTGAACTCTAATGTTTCTGATAGCTTGTGTCAAGCTGATAAAATGGATCTTTTGGAAGGTCAAGCTATTCTATGTGGTGAGAACTTGGCAGGCAATACCTTCAACGATGGTGGAG GTGCTGCTAGCACAAAATTCAAGACTAATATGATGGATTTGATCCATTCTCATCATATGGACATCTTGTTCATATGTGAGCCTCATATAAGCGGTGGTAAAGCTACTTCTATTGCTCAATCCCtaggtttttctaattttgaaattttggatgcTACTGGATTTTCTGGTGGTCTTTGGTTGCTTTGGGATGCCACTAAAGTTCATGTTGATATTTTGGGGACTTCAGACCAATCTATTTCTGCTTCTGTGGCTTGGCCTGGCCAGTCTCCTTGGTTATTTATAGCTGTGTATGCTAGCCCTTGTGGTATTAAAAGAGCAAAGCTATGGGAGTATCTAAGTTTTATCGCTGATTGTCAACATTTGCCTTGGTTAATTGCTGGTGATTTTAATAAAATGTTGAATGTGAATGATAAGCTAGGAGGAGTTTCTGTTTGTAGATTGAAAG CCTCCCTTGCCTTAAGGCCCTTTAGATTTGAAGCGATGTGGCTTCATCACGCGAAgtttaatgattttatttctgaaGCTTGGGGTCCTGGTGATGGTACAGCTGTGGAGAAGACTTTTGCCTTAATTGAGCATCTTAAACATTGGAATATCAAT caagaagaaaaatcgAGAATTATTTGGCTACAAGATGGTGATAGAAACACCAAGTTCTTCCACACTACTACTATcataagaaggagaagaaataagATTGAAAGGTTGAAGAATGCTAATGGTATTTGGATTGAGGAGGCTAACAGTTTAAAAATCTTGGCTGTGGATCATTTTTCCAATCTCTTTTCTACTACTTCTCTTGGTGACTATGTGATTGATCTCCCTAACCTTTCCCGCCCTGTTGATGTGGTTAATCTGCATGGTTTGGTTCAACCAATTAATATGACTGAGGTTAAGACTAGTCTTTTTAATATTGGTGGGCTTAAAGCCCCTGGTGTAGATAGGTTCCCTGCTTGCTTTTATCAGAGTCAGTGGAATTAA
- the LOC18775997 gene encoding ras-related protein RABH1b, with translation MAPVSALAKYKLVFLGDQSVGKTSIITRFMYDKFDNTYQATIGIDFLSKTMYLEDRTIRLQLWDTAGQERFRSLIPSYIRDSSVAVIVYDVASRQTFLNTSKWIDEVRTERGSDVIIVLVGNKTDLVDKRQVSVEEGEAKGRDLNVMFIETSAKAGFNIKALFRKIAAALPGMETLSSTKQEDMVDVNLKSTGGSASQSQAQSGCSC, from the exons ATGGCACCAGTGTCAGCTTTGGCAAAATACAAGCTGGTTTTCTTAGGGGACCAGTCAGTGGGCAAAACCAGCATCATCACCCGCTTCATGTACGACAAATTCGACAACACCTATCAG GCTACAATTGGTATTGACTTTTTATCAAAAACTATGTATCTTGAAGATCGAACTATTCGACTGCAGTTATG GGATACAGCTGGACAGGAAAGATTTAGAAGTCTCATTCCAAGCTACATTAGGGATTCTTCTGTTGCAGTAATTGTATACGATGTTGCAA GCAGACAAACTTTCCTAAACACTTCAAAGTGGATTGATGAGGTGCGTACTGAGAGGGGAAGTGATGTTATTATTGTTCTGGTTGGAAACAAAACCGACCTCGTTGACAAGAG GCAAGTCTCTGTAGAGGAAGGAGAAGCTAAGGGTCGCGACCTCAATGTCATGTTCATTGAAACTAGTGCAAAAGCTGGTTTTAATATAAAG GCACTGTTTAGGAAAATTGCTGCAGCTTTACCAGGAATGGAAACACTGTCATCAACAAAGCAAGAAGACATGGTTGATGTGAATCTGAAGTCTACGGGCGGCAGTGCATCACAGTCGCAAGCTCAGTCTGGATGCTCTTGTTAA